A stretch of the Acyrthosiphon pisum isolate AL4f chromosome A2, pea_aphid_22Mar2018_4r6ur, whole genome shotgun sequence genome encodes the following:
- the LOC100169018 gene encoding DEP domain-containing protein DDB_G0279099, with amino-acid sequence MLSDNTMMAIKIWTFLTLFTCVVYGQRKPPNYQQNEMPPTSFSCKDKIVGGYYADPETSCQMFHVCVNVVGTGVQDFRFLCPNNTAFDQENQICDDWYNIDCEAATLFYSDNFDLYKLGFSGAPASSGKATPIPLGPSSASPNVAARPQPSPRRPSLSAPVNNAVSENDDDYYLQRSDSTDSRLQHDLLRGSSSGNFFSNKNRGIENPDDYDDGRVIASSKDVPKKNTKAPFRKLLTGKKPVAESVTSYPSTAYGTTGTTAATAAVAAATITSTSTVRQPNYKPTTYRSKDRGRVNYKTYLDKQTKADEYDIQKVAKPATAIQSTTFAPSTGNTYRLQPTVSATAIDNTYQTTQGSNAVQQNSRPKNNDFLRIAPTGNNNNNNNNNNNNNNNNGGGFQSARINVAPPTNFQTNNAFRPANDQAQNFQQNAINYNQGFQSDKTTYPTTTQNLNPANFQSDKIFTTTQKYIQNPTPNTFQQQGSNTFQPGNTFQPVNNFQQANNFQQSNNFQQANNFQQANNFQQANTFQPPNTFQLANNFQQSNTFQPANNFQTVTPTTQKYNSYQPSSPIAYQQSTNVFQSSTPNNAGNSFQQSSQQSLFQSTTEHFSKDFKAKFDPYNSYHQSTNEEAGETLKTAPSTNLRPSELNALIQPRPKSINATLSVGFSFNKVDGGVAKSTVVVPAPTTQKPRPFTTQQPSSTTQFVTASSTKAFVSAGPSGSAKKAVTKDKDSSYDYAYYDDSNHNDYTDVVPEDFSRIHNTKNF; translated from the exons atgtTGTCCGATAATACGATGATGGCCATCAAGATCTGGACGTTCCTCACGCTGTTCacct GTGTGGTGTATGGTCAGAGAAAACCACCGAATTACCAGCAAAATGAAATGCCACCGACCAGTTTCAGCTGCAAGGACAAAATCGTGGGCGGATACTACGCGGATCCCGAAACGTCTTGTCAAATGTTCCACGTCTGCGTGAACGTCGTCGGAACCGGA GTTCAAGATTTTCGGTTCCTGTGCCCGAATAACACGGCTTTTGACCAAGAAAATCAGATTTGCGATGACTGGTATAACATCGACTGCGAGGCGGCCACGTTGTTTTACAGCGACAATTTCGACCTGTATAAGCTCG GTTTTAGCGGTGCTCCAGCTTCATCAGGCAAAGCCACACCAATACCATTGGGCCCATCCAGCGCATCACCGAACGTGGCAGCTCGACCACAACCCAGTCCCAGGAGACCTTCACTTTCTGCTCCCGTCAACAACGCAGTGTCGGAGAACGACGACGACTACTACCTGCAGAGAAGTGACTCCACTGACAGTCGGCTGCAGCACGATCTTTTGCGGGGCAGCAGCTCGGGCAATTTCTTCAGCAACAAGAACAGAGGCATCGAGAACCCAGACGATTACGACGATGGCCGGGTGATTGCTTCATCCAAAGACGTGCCAAAGAAGAACACCAAAGCACCGTTCCGAAAACTGTTGACAGGCAAGAAGCCGGTCGCCGAATCTGTCACGAGTTATCCGAGCACAGCTTATGGTACCACCGGGACAactgccgccaccgccgccgtcgccgccgccactATTACCAGCACTAGCACGGTCAGGCAGCCTAATTACAAGCCGACCACGTACCGAAGCAAAGACCGCGGTCGCGTGAACTATAAGACGTACTTAGACAAGCAAACCAAGGCTGATGAGTATGACATTCAAAAAGTAGCCAAGCCCGCCACCGCTATTCAGTCCACGACGTTCGCTCCATCAACTGGTAACACGTACCGCTTACAACCTACCGTGTCCGCAACTGCTATCGATAACACGTATCAGACCACGCAAGGATCCAACGCAGTGCAACAAAATAGTCGGCCAAAAAACAACGATTTCCTGCGCATTGCACCAACAggaaataacaacaacaacaacaacaacaacaacaacaacaataacaacaacggCGGTGGTTTCCAATCAGCCCGGATTAACGTGGCGCCGCCAACTAACTTCCAGAC GAACAACGCGTTCCGTCCGGCGAACGACCAGGCTCAGAATTTCCAGCAAAACGCCATCAACTACAATCAAGGCTTCCAGTCGGACAAAACCACTTACCCAACGACTACGCAAAACTTAAACCCGGCAAACTTCCAGTCCGACAAAATCTTTACAACGACACAAAAGTACATTCAGAACCCAACACCGAACACCTTCCAGCAACAGGGTAGCAACACTTTCCAGCCAGGAAATACTTTTCAGCCTGTAAACAATTTTCAGCAAGCTAACAATTTCCAACAATCCAACAATTTCCAGCAAGCAAACAATTTCCAGCAAGCAAACAATTTCCAGCAAGCCAACACTTTCCAACCACCAAACACATTCCAACTAGCTAACAATTTCCAGCAATCCAACACATTCCAACCAGCTAACAATTTCCAAACCGTGACTCCCACGACGCAAAAGTATAACTCGTATCAGCCGTCGTCACCGATCGCATATCAACAGTCCACAAATGTATTCCAGTCGTCAACACCAAACAACGCGGGCAACTCGTTTCAACAGTCATCCCAGCAATCACTGTTCCAGTCTACCACCGAGCACTTCTCCAAAGACTTCAAAGCAAAATTTGACCCTTACAACAGCTACCACCAGAGCACGAACGAAGAGGCGGGCGAGACGCTGAAGACGGCGCCTAGCACAAACCTGAGGCCGAGCGAACTCAACGCACTTATCCAGCCGAGACCTAAGTCGATAAACGCCACGCTGTCGGTTGGGTTTAGTTTCAACAAAGTGGACGGTGGAGTGGCTAAGTCCACCGTCGTCGTACCTGCGCCAACCACGCAAAAGCCAAGGCCTTTCACTACGCAACAGCCCTCCTCCACGACGCAGTTCGTCACTGCAAGTTCTACCAAGGCTTTCGTGAGCGCCGGTCCGAGTGGCAGTGCCAAAAAGGCTGTCACTAAAGACAAGGACTCGTCATATGATTATGCGTACTACGACGACAGCAACCATAACGATTACACCGACGTGGTGCCCGAAGACTTTTCCAGAATTCacaatacaaaaaatttttaa